The window GGAAGGATGACAGCGATGTCTTTTTTATCCAGCTTCAGGAAGTCTTCCCTGTAGTACGCATTGATCACCGGCATGATGTCGCATCTCTTAAGGCCGAGGAGACCTTGAGCTTTGTAGAGGAGCAGTTTGCTGACGAAGCCCAATTTTTTCAACATCTCAAAAGGATAACATAATTAAGCCGGATAAATTAACCCGGAAAAACCACGGAGGCACTGAGACACAGAGAAAAATAACCATAAAACCGCAGAGATTACATTTTTGTCTTTCTTCGTGCCTCCGCGTCTCCGTGGTTATTTATATGTAATTCAACCATTTTACAAATGAACCATTAATAAATTATGCGGATGCTTTTTTATGCTGTATAATTTGGTTTATATGAAGAGTACGGGAAAATTAGCTGAAGAGCGGGTGAGCAAAAGAAAGGAGGGATGCCTTTGAAAAAGCTTAACACCTTGATAACAATAATGTCTGTTTCAATCCTCATTTTTTCCGCTGAGTCGTTCGCGCAGATGGGAATGAAATGGAAAGGAAGCGGAGGCTGGGGGATGGGTTCCGCTTACGGCAAGATGTACAATCCCCAAACCGTTGAGACCTTAAGCGGCGAGGTGGTCAGCGTTGATAAGATCACCCCGGTTAAAGGGATGTATTACGGAGTGCACCTGACAGTTAAAACCGACAAGGAGACGATCTCTGTCCACCTTGGTCCCGGATGGTTCATGGAGAACCAGGACATGAGGATTGAGCCTAAAGACAGGATCGATGTCAAAGGATCGAGGATTACCTTTCAGGAAAAGCCGGCTATTATTGCCGCTGAAGTGACTAAAGGCGATGAAACACTGAAACTCAGAGATGAAAACGGCTTCCCCGTATGGAGCGGCTGGAGAAGAAGATAAAATGCAAGCCCACCCGTCTTCAGCTAAAATTTTCATCGAGAAAAAGTGTTTATCAGCCGCGAAGTTCCACGAATTGACCCGAATAAAATCAGGACGCCTCCGAATTTATTTCAATTTAATAATTTGATCTACACGTTGTAGGGGCGGGTTTCAAACCCGCCCCTACAGTTCATTCATGAT is drawn from Nitrospirota bacterium and contains these coding sequences:
- a CDS encoding DNA-binding protein → MKKLNTLITIMSVSILIFSAESFAQMGMKWKGSGGWGMGSAYGKMYNPQTVETLSGEVVSVDKITPVKGMYYGVHLTVKTDKETISVHLGPGWFMENQDMRIEPKDRIDVKGSRITFQEKPAIIAAEVTKGDETLKLRDENGFPVWSGWRRR